One genomic segment of Accipiter gentilis chromosome 29, bAccGen1.1, whole genome shotgun sequence includes these proteins:
- the RPL35 gene encoding 60S ribosomal protein L35 codes for MAKIKARDLRGKKKEELLKQLDDLKVELSQLRVAKVTGGAASKLSKIRVVRKSIARVLTVINQTQKENLRKFYKGKKYKPLDLRPKKTRAMRRRLNKHEENLKTKKQQRKERLYPVRKYAIKA; via the exons ATG GCCAAGATCAAGGCCCGAGACCTgcgggggaagaagaaggaggagctGCTGAAGCAGTTGGACGATCTGAAGGTGGAGCTGTCGCAGCTTCGCGTGGCCAAAGTGACCGGCGGGGCCGCCTCCAAGCTCTCCAAGAT ACGTGTGGTGCGCAAATCCATTGCCAGAGTCTTGACTGTTATCAATCAGACCCAGAAGGAGAACTTGAGGAAGTTTTACAAA GGCAAAAAGTATAAGCCTCTTGATCTGCGGCCGAAGAAGACTCGTGCCATGCGACGGAGATTAAATAAGCACGAAGAAAATCTGAAGACCAAAAAACAGCAGCGCAAAGAACGTTTGTACCCTGTCCGGAAATATGCCATCAAGGCATAA